From Cygnus atratus isolate AKBS03 ecotype Queensland, Australia chromosome 1, CAtr_DNAZoo_HiC_assembly, whole genome shotgun sequence, the proteins below share one genomic window:
- the RAB30 gene encoding ras-related protein Rab-30 isoform X2 has translation MSMEDYDFLFKIVLIGNAGVGKTCLVRRFTQGLFPPGQGATIGVDFMIKTVEINGEKVKLQIWDTAGQERFRSITQSYYRSANALILTYDITCEESFRCLPEWLREIEQYASNKVITVLVGNKIDLADKREVSQQRAAEFSEAQDMYYLETSAKESDNVEKLFLDLACRLISEARQNTLVNNVSSPLPGEGKSISYLTCCNFN, from the exons ATGAGTATGGAAGATTATGATTTCCtcttcaaaattgttttaatcGGCAACGCCGGTGTGGGGAAGACCTGCTTGGTCCGACGCTTCACGCAG gggCTTTTCCCACCAGGCCAAGGTGCCACAATTGGAGTTGACTTTATGATTAAAACCGTGGAGATAAACGGTGAAAAAGTAAAG CTGCAGATCTGGGACACGGCAGGACAGGAGCGGTTCCGGTCCATAACGCAGAGTTACTACCGCAGTGCCAACGCCTTGATACTCACCTACGACATCACCTGCGAAGAGTCCTTCCGATGCCTCCCCGAGTGGCTGCGAGAAATCGAGCAGTACGCCAGCAATAAGGTCATCACCGTGTTAGTGG GTAATAAGATTGATTTAGCCGATAAGAGGGAAGTCTCCCAGCAAAGAGCCGCAGAGTTCTCCGAAGCACAGGACATGTACTATCTGGAAACCTCAGCGAAAGAATCGGATAATGTGGAAAAACTCTTCCTGGACTTAGCCTGCCGGCTGATCAGTGAAGCACGGCAGAACACCCTTGTGAACAATGTCTCATCCCCCTTaccaggagaggggaaaagtaTCAGCTATTTGACTTgctgtaattttaattaa
- the RAB30 gene encoding ras-related protein Rab-30 isoform X3, translated as MSMEDYDFLFKIVLIGNAGVGKTCLVRRFTQLQIWDTAGQERFRSITQSYYRSANALILTYDITCEESFRCLPEWLREIEQYASNKVITVLVGNKIDLADKREVSQQRAAEFSEAQDMYYLETSAKESDNVEKLFLDLACRLISEARQNTLVNNVSSPLPGEGKSISYLTCCNFN; from the exons ATGAGTATGGAAGATTATGATTTCCtcttcaaaattgttttaatcGGCAACGCCGGTGTGGGGAAGACCTGCTTGGTCCGACGCTTCACGCAG CTGCAGATCTGGGACACGGCAGGACAGGAGCGGTTCCGGTCCATAACGCAGAGTTACTACCGCAGTGCCAACGCCTTGATACTCACCTACGACATCACCTGCGAAGAGTCCTTCCGATGCCTCCCCGAGTGGCTGCGAGAAATCGAGCAGTACGCCAGCAATAAGGTCATCACCGTGTTAGTGG GTAATAAGATTGATTTAGCCGATAAGAGGGAAGTCTCCCAGCAAAGAGCCGCAGAGTTCTCCGAAGCACAGGACATGTACTATCTGGAAACCTCAGCGAAAGAATCGGATAATGTGGAAAAACTCTTCCTGGACTTAGCCTGCCGGCTGATCAGTGAAGCACGGCAGAACACCCTTGTGAACAATGTCTCATCCCCCTTaccaggagaggggaaaagtaTCAGCTATTTGACTTgctgtaattttaattaa
- the RAB30 gene encoding ras-related protein Rab-30 isoform X1, with protein MNTDGPAACRGSQQQCQLTLCLAFQSAKAEMETNKQKSLGDGKPKGRRAKCFHSSGCTLELQIWDTAGQERFRSITQSYYRSANALILTYDITCEESFRCLPEWLREIEQYASNKVITVLVGNKIDLADKREVSQQRAAEFSEAQDMYYLETSAKESDNVEKLFLDLACRLISEARQNTLVNNVSSPLPGEGKSISYLTCCNFN; from the exons ATGAACACTGACGGACCTGCAGCTTGCCGGGGAAGTCAGCAGCAATGCCAGCTGACTTTGTGCCTTGCATTTCAATCTGCAAaggcagaaatggaaacaaacaagcaaaaaagcttGGGGGATGGAAAGCCAAAGGGGAGAAGAGCTAAGTGCTTTCACAGCAGTGGTTGTACCCTGGAG CTGCAGATCTGGGACACGGCAGGACAGGAGCGGTTCCGGTCCATAACGCAGAGTTACTACCGCAGTGCCAACGCCTTGATACTCACCTACGACATCACCTGCGAAGAGTCCTTCCGATGCCTCCCCGAGTGGCTGCGAGAAATCGAGCAGTACGCCAGCAATAAGGTCATCACCGTGTTAGTGG GTAATAAGATTGATTTAGCCGATAAGAGGGAAGTCTCCCAGCAAAGAGCCGCAGAGTTCTCCGAAGCACAGGACATGTACTATCTGGAAACCTCAGCGAAAGAATCGGATAATGTGGAAAAACTCTTCCTGGACTTAGCCTGCCGGCTGATCAGTGAAGCACGGCAGAACACCCTTGTGAACAATGTCTCATCCCCCTTaccaggagaggggaaaagtaTCAGCTATTTGACTTgctgtaattttaattaa
- the DDIAS gene encoding DNA damage-induced apoptosis suppressor protein isoform X2, with amino-acid sequence MNKTRGLLAASVVSVQNSCFVYPACQSCFSRLVLNPKRFNCLKCGCTGEAKDVGYRYRLSLKIADTNDLFDISVFGSCLDPFFGVTAGNLQRCIEDFNQLSGETNRDASPGVLVEAVETCFIGKRFIFGVKGCASEDGGCSFASSILQNCSRINRGSYWMTLGIDLRSNTLLLQSSRISVSYAPRAQVC; translated from the exons ATGAACAAAACGAGAGGACTCTTGGCTGCCTCTGTAGTTTCTGTCCAGAACTCCTGCTTCGTTTATCCTGCTTGTCAGAGCTGCTTTTCTAGGCTGGTGCTGAACCCCAAGAG ATTTAACTGTCTAAAGTGTGGCTGCACAGGTGAAGCTAAAGACGTAGGGTACAGATACAGATTGTCCCTGAAGATTGCCGACACAAATGATTTGTTTGACATTAGTGTGTTTGGAAGTTGCTTAGATCCATTCTTCGGTGTCACTGCAGGAAATCTGCAAAG GTGTATTGAAGACTTTAATCAGCTGTCAGGAGAAACAAACAGAGATGCATCTCCGGGAGTGTTAGTTGAAGCAGTTGAAACCTGTTTCATTGGAAAAAGATTTATATTTGGAGTGAAG GGTTGTGCAAGTGAGGATGGAGGGTGTTCTTTTGCCAGCAGCATCTTGCAAAACTGTTCCAGAATTAACAGAG GTTCTTACTGGATGACTCTGGGGATCGATCTGAGATCGAACACGCTGCTTCTGCAGTCGAGCAGGATATCGGTGAGCTATGCCCCAAGAGCACAGGTGTGCTGa
- the DDIAS gene encoding DNA damage-induced apoptosis suppressor protein isoform X1, which translates to MNKTRGLLAASVVSVQNSCFVYPACQSCFSRLVLNPKRFNCLKCGCTGEAKDVGYRYRLSLKIADTNDLFDISVFGSCLDPFFGVTAGNLQRCIEDFNQLSGETNRDASPGVLVEAVETCFIGKRFIFGVKGCASEDGGCSFASSILQNCSRINRGTKTLTACQIFLPNAAVTGFTVISYFHRLLQSRKFGNHNNSSHLPDSLSPPIGEPVSELSSLSSWNRSSCFVQSSGGESFLGCWQQSFSLTSSVAWVTAEDFPTLEVGKLVSEQHEEEGRPVSAESCSVSLNNQTLWESQFCSSSVREENKEEEDELNSQPSQTDRICATDKLERICSSETKCSLPDSSRLLKNPSEFGVKSVYPKTNIGNDSYKEKSPSSLFYDRRTSTSNHVTGVSQTDSMLWEELPFSESLKEFLARIESESFVTSPRLDAGQHTALESSKLRVDLNKSYPRQAPGGGGLPEESISGTFLQPAGKDSWESISFAWHQSNSNPVSDEVSQHESFCSILSSADKECGASCVIPNPHLLTPSQSLPVTSEYSASKRNRQPKEANTEVSKSACPFINLQRAAEHETFCLQRSKRATCVQSARDSCLAGSGNKENSSYVANQRKDFIFTGTWDSDPAIPNNTRRMYERELKTLTELQGNTFKSINKREMIWNSSCPEGSYNASADLFDTSEVAKTVEFLNKSCNSLIQEDTLTGKVTTPELGLFPVDVPCNSLKQTPSLHRSPLAFRKHSTPVAYPFYDSECNSVSAQGFVPYSESTPVAKPIQKLWPLGEQSSFVTIFTPKNPAKIRSKCKRSRASFQNAQLQQLTGRLVKREKLSNREEKESDSSVSQLFQNSQLPADFEEWIPPSANKRQKLTASLGLKTASWATDSQVTCEHVGRNPISGSKENSEKDACFRSEGLNSGNTAGILATPVSAGTTKALFLNDSVLETCSSSEGKNHLSHANYSGVILEGATGWSPELFFQAQSPFFHKPKQ; encoded by the exons ATGAACAAAACGAGAGGACTCTTGGCTGCCTCTGTAGTTTCTGTCCAGAACTCCTGCTTCGTTTATCCTGCTTGTCAGAGCTGCTTTTCTAGGCTGGTGCTGAACCCCAAGAG ATTTAACTGTCTAAAGTGTGGCTGCACAGGTGAAGCTAAAGACGTAGGGTACAGATACAGATTGTCCCTGAAGATTGCCGACACAAATGATTTGTTTGACATTAGTGTGTTTGGAAGTTGCTTAGATCCATTCTTCGGTGTCACTGCAGGAAATCTGCAAAG GTGTATTGAAGACTTTAATCAGCTGTCAGGAGAAACAAACAGAGATGCATCTCCGGGAGTGTTAGTTGAAGCAGTTGAAACCTGTTTCATTGGAAAAAGATTTATATTTGGAGTGAAG GGTTGTGCAAGTGAGGATGGAGGGTGTTCTTTTGCCAGCAGCATCTTGCAAAACTGTTCCAGAATTAACAGAGGTACAAAAACCCTTACAGCTTGCCAGATCTTCCTGCCAAATGCTGCTGTTACTGGCTTTACTGTTATCAGCTACTTTCATCGGCTCCTGCAGTCCAGGAAATTCGGGAACCATAATAACAGCTCACACTTACCTGATTCATTGTCACCTCCAATAGGTGAACCTGTCAGCGAGCTCAGCAGCTTGTCTAGCTGGAACAGAAGCTCCTGTTTTGTTCAGTCTAGTGGCGGAGAAAGTTTTTTAGGGTGCTGGCAGCAGTCCTTCAGCCTGACTTCATCTGTTGCTTGGGTAACAGCGGAAGACTTTCCCACTCTGGAAGTGGGAAAGCTGGTGAGTGAACAGCATGAAGAAGAGGGGAGGCCTGTCTCTGCAGAATCGTGCAGTGTAAGCCTTAACAATCAAACTCTTTGGGAGTCACAGTTTTGCAGCTCTTCAGTGAGGGAAGAGAataaagaggaggaggatgaattAAATTCACAGCCTAGTCAGACTGACAGAATCTGTGCAACTGATAAATTAGAGAGAATTTGCTCTTCAGAGACTAAGTGTTCACTTCCAGACAGTTCCAGGTTGTTAAAAAATCCCTCAGAGTTTGGAGTAAAAAGCGTTTACCCAAAGACTAATATTGGAAACGattcttacaaagaaaaatccccAAGCTCCCTTTTTTACGACAGACGTACCTCAACTTCTAATCATGTAACTGGAGTGTCTCAGACGGACTCCATGCTTTGGGAGGAGCTCCCGTTCTCAGAAAGCCTAAAGGAATTTTTAGCCAGAATAGAAAGTGAGAGTTTTGTAACGTCACCCCGTCTTGATGCAGGCCAACATACCGCCCTTGAAAGCAGCAAGTTGCGTGTAGATCTTAACAAATCGTATCCCAGGCAAGCCCCAGGAGGTGGTGGTTTACCTGAAGAGAGCATATCGGGGACGTTCTTGCAACCAGCAGGGAAAGATAGTTGGGAGAGCATATCATTTGCTTGGCATCAATCAAATTCAAATCCTGTGAGTGATGAGGTGTCACAACATGAGtctttctgtagcattttatCTTCAGCTGACAAGGAATGTGGAGCATCTTGCGTTATACCGAACCCTCATCTACTTACTCCATCACAGTCCTTACCAGTTACATCAGAGTATTCTGCTTCCAAAAGAAACAGACAGCCCAAAGAAGCAAATACTGAAGTTTCAAAGTCAGCTTGTCCTTTTATCAATCTGCAGCGTGCTGCTGAACATGAAACCTTCTGTTTACAAAGGAGCAAGAGAGCTACCTGCGTGCAGTCTGCGCGTGATAGCTGTTTAGCTGGTagtggaaataaagaaaattcttcttATGTAGCAAaccaaagaaaagattttatattCACAGGGACGTGGGACTCTGATCCAGCAATTCCCAACAACACAAGGAGGATGTatgaaagagaattaaaaacattgaCAGAACTGCAAGGAAATACTTTCAAAAGCATAAATAAGAGAGAGATGATATGGAACAGTAGCTGCCCTGAAGGCAGCTACAATGCTTCTGCTGATCTCTTTGATACAAGTGAGGTAGCAAAAACTGTAGAGTTCTTAAATAAGTCATGTAACTCTCTGATACAGGAAGATACTTTGACAGGAAAGGTCACAACTCCTGAACTGGGGCTTTTTCCTGTGGATGTTCCCTGTAACAGTTTAAAACAGACCCCTTCCCTACATAGGTCCCCTCTTGCTTTTCGTAAACACAGTACACCAGTAGCTTACCCCTTCTATGATTCAGAATGCAATTCAGTTAGTGCTCAAGGCTTTGTTCCTTATTCAGAGTCAACTCCTGTGGCAAAACCTATCCAAAAACTGTGGCCTTTGGGGGAACAAAGCTCTTTTGTCACTATATTCACCCCTAAAAATCCTGCTAAAATCCGTTCCAAATGCAAGCGATCTAGGGCTTCCTTTCAAAACGCTCAGTTACAGCAGCTTACTGGCAGGTTAGTGAAACGTGAAAAGCTGAGtaacagggaagagaaagaaagtgatAGCTCTGTTTCACAGCTGTTCCAGAACAGCCAGTTGCCTGCTGACTTTGAGGAGTGGATCCCTCCATCTgcaaacaaaagacagaaacttACTGCATCTTTAGGCTTAAAAACGGCTAGCTGGGCTACTGACTCGCAAGTGACCTGTGAGCACGTGGGCAGGAACCCGATTTCTGGAAGCAAAGAGAACAGTGAAAAAGATGCATGCTTCAGAAGTGAGGGGTTAAACTCTGGGAACACAGCTGGGATTCTAGCAACTCCTGTGTCTGCAGGTACCACCAAGgccttgtttttaaatgattcagTCCTGGAAACTTGTTCctcttcagaaggaaagaatCACCTCTCACATGCAAATTATTCAGGGGTTATATTGGAAGGGGCAACAGGCTGGTCTCCTGAGTTGTTCTTCCAAGCACAGAGCCCCTTTTTCCATAAgccaaaacagtaa